In a genomic window of Cytobacillus sp. FSL H8-0458:
- a CDS encoding YitT family protein produces the protein MHVLYKSLILGIAAGIQGIAMTFFLFPHFIPSGGAASLAVLFNYLLDTPYSVTLWVLNAGLLLAAAKWLGKSSVFWTLFCVSVTSVTIDFLTPYITEPLNPVFLDLLLGAAVFGVGVGILFRMGASSGGMDILALIISKARGSAPGRTLFYINGSLLLLTGVVVDWKVIVYAVICQMIGTRMIDLIYKLEFDISSKKAVN, from the coding sequence ATGCACGTACTCTATAAATCTTTGATTTTAGGAATAGCTGCCGGCATCCAGGGAATCGCGATGACCTTTTTCCTGTTTCCGCATTTTATCCCTTCCGGCGGAGCGGCGAGTCTGGCAGTTTTATTCAATTATCTATTGGACACCCCTTACTCGGTGACATTGTGGGTTTTGAATGCGGGCCTGCTGCTGGCAGCGGCCAAATGGCTCGGAAAAAGCAGTGTGTTCTGGACGCTGTTTTGTGTTTCGGTTACTTCGGTTACGATTGATTTTCTGACGCCATACATAACGGAACCGCTGAATCCGGTCTTCCTGGATCTTTTGCTTGGAGCAGCAGTCTTTGGAGTTGGAGTCGGCATCTTATTCCGGATGGGCGCTTCGTCAGGGGGCATGGATATCCTCGCGTTAATCATTTCCAAAGCAAGAGGAAGTGCGCCGGGACGGACGCTGTTTTACATAAATGGCAGTCTGCTTTTGCTTACAGGGGTTGTCGTGGACTGGAAGGTTATTGTTTATGCGGTGATCTGCCAGATGATCGGGACGCGGATGATTGATCTCATTTACAAGCTTGAATTTGATATAAGTAGTAAAAAGGCCGTTAATTGA
- a CDS encoding sensor histidine kinase, which produces MKLFFKEHALLIAIQIVQFFVVLAIYWLDGYQRLLPALYGIFLGLFFLTAYLAYHYFSRRKFYKRLTNELSSLDDSFQTTENSPISMALDELLKAQYKHYQTRIKALESRQDEHLKFMDQWVHQMKTPLSVIELIAQNLDEPDSSSIREETDRMKTGLNTILYMARLRTIEQDFHIKPVHLSKIIHEVNGENKRFYIRNGVYPNLLQEKENIIVETDEKWLFFILSQLIHNAVKYSRGKTSRVDISVYEKDGEAVLEVKDFGAGIPEADKRRVFEPFYTGENGRKFRESTGMGLYLTKEAADYLGHRIELESTFGEGSLFRLIFGKTQNLTTL; this is translated from the coding sequence ATGAAATTATTTTTTAAAGAGCACGCGCTATTAATTGCTATACAGATTGTTCAATTTTTTGTGGTTCTGGCTATTTACTGGCTTGATGGCTATCAGCGTCTATTGCCGGCTCTCTATGGCATATTTCTCGGACTATTCTTTCTTACTGCTTACCTTGCCTACCACTATTTTAGCCGCCGCAAGTTTTATAAGAGGCTGACAAATGAGCTTTCTTCTCTTGACGATTCCTTTCAAACAACAGAAAACTCCCCCATCTCCATGGCGCTTGATGAACTGCTGAAGGCCCAGTATAAACACTATCAAACGAGAATTAAAGCGCTGGAATCCAGGCAGGATGAGCACCTGAAGTTCATGGATCAATGGGTCCATCAGATGAAAACACCGCTTTCTGTCATTGAGCTGATTGCACAAAACCTGGATGAACCGGATTCATCAAGCATCCGGGAAGAAACAGACAGGATGAAAACGGGCTTGAACACCATCCTCTATATGGCGAGACTCCGGACAATCGAACAGGATTTTCATATCAAACCTGTACACTTGTCGAAAATCATTCATGAAGTAAATGGTGAAAACAAGCGATTTTATATCCGAAACGGGGTATATCCGAATCTTTTGCAGGAAAAAGAAAACATAATCGTAGAGACAGATGAGAAATGGCTGTTCTTTATACTTTCTCAGCTGATCCATAATGCGGTCAAGTATTCCAGGGGAAAGACCAGCAGGGTTGATATTTCCGTCTATGAAAAAGACGGGGAAGCCGTCTTAGAAGTGAAGGATTTTGGCGCCGGCATCCCAGAGGCGGACAAGCGCCGTGTGTTTGAACCTTTTTATACCGGTGAAAATGGGCGGAAATTCAGAGAGTCCACAGGTATGGGTCTTTACTTGACGAAGGAGGCGGCCGATTACCTTGGCCATCGGATTGAACTGGAATCCACATTTGGAGAAGGGTCTCTTTTCCGGCTGATTTTCGGAAAGACACAGAACCTTACAACCTTGTAA
- a CDS encoding nitroreductase family protein — translation MDIQKIITTRRNIKKFKSDKVEHSLITSWLEAASMAPNHKMTEPWEVLFAGPETRAKLNHKTDFGGAPVVLAILSKHGATALERTENMAAVSCFIQNFMLMAWESGVGTFWSSLGTSAKARLTLNVSDDYDVVGILGVGFPEEVPEAKERTPIDRKIKHLS, via the coding sequence GTGGATATACAGAAAATCATTACAACACGCCGCAACATAAAAAAATTTAAATCTGATAAAGTGGAGCATAGTTTAATCACATCCTGGCTGGAGGCTGCAAGCATGGCACCCAACCATAAAATGACAGAGCCATGGGAAGTATTATTTGCTGGTCCGGAAACAAGAGCCAAGCTGAATCATAAAACCGATTTCGGCGGTGCCCCTGTTGTGCTGGCGATTCTGTCCAAACATGGAGCAACAGCTCTGGAGCGAACAGAGAATATGGCTGCCGTATCCTGCTTTATCCAGAACTTCATGCTGATGGCTTGGGAATCAGGAGTGGGGACATTCTGGTCTTCTCTGGGGACTTCAGCTAAAGCCAGATTAACTTTAAATGTCTCTGATGATTACGATGTAGTCGGTATTCTGGGAGTAGGATTCCCTGAGGAAGTGCCAGAAGCGAAGGAACGTACACCGATTGACAGGAAAATAAAGCATTTATCATAA
- a CDS encoding methylated-DNA--[protein]-cysteine S-methyltransferase: protein MNIEWANLQEGEWSLYLAKTEKGLCYIGSDPEFEDFERSLKKYIPAAVLMENKEALQPYMMEILEFLLGKRQVFSMDLDVKGTSFQEEVWEALAQIPYGKTVSYSDIAEKINRPQAVRAAGKAIGANPLLIAVPCHRVIGKNGAITGYRGGVEMKRTLLELEKQG, encoded by the coding sequence ATGAACATTGAATGGGCAAACCTGCAGGAAGGGGAATGGAGCCTTTATCTTGCGAAAACAGAAAAGGGTCTCTGCTATATTGGATCTGACCCGGAGTTTGAGGATTTTGAAAGATCGCTGAAAAAATATATTCCAGCTGCAGTGCTTATGGAAAATAAAGAAGCATTGCAGCCATACATGATGGAAATACTGGAATTTCTGCTGGGAAAAAGACAAGTTTTTTCAATGGACCTAGATGTAAAGGGCACTTCGTTTCAAGAAGAAGTCTGGGAGGCATTAGCACAGATTCCCTACGGAAAAACAGTCTCTTATTCGGACATTGCAGAGAAAATAAACAGGCCGCAGGCAGTCCGGGCAGCAGGGAAAGCAATCGGTGCCAATCCGCTGTTAATCGCGGTCCCATGCCATCGTGTCATCGGCAAAAATGGTGCGATAACCGGTTATCGGGGGGGCGTTGAAATGAAGCGGACTCTGCTTGAATTGGAGAAACAAGGCTGA
- a CDS encoding response regulator transcription factor, producing the protein MQKVFIIEDDPKIAEHLQSYIVKYGYEAVMAEQFDDVMEEFHKQKPDLVLLDINLPSFDGYYWCRQIRKESICPVIFISARVGEMDQVMALENGGDDFITKPFHPEIVMAKIRSQMRRAYGEYALQAKERIIETQGLKLFPERLELTFHDKTVQLSKKEADIIESLLERHPRVAGREDLLEKLWDEQVYVDENTLNVNIARVRKKLEAIGLSGAVETVRGAGYRLIVTW; encoded by the coding sequence ATGCAGAAAGTATTCATTATTGAGGATGACCCGAAAATTGCGGAGCATCTGCAATCCTATATAGTGAAATATGGTTACGAGGCAGTCATGGCGGAACAGTTCGATGATGTAATGGAAGAGTTTCATAAGCAGAAACCGGATCTTGTGCTCCTGGATATTAATCTTCCGAGCTTTGATGGCTACTACTGGTGCAGGCAAATCCGCAAGGAGTCGATTTGTCCTGTTATTTTCATTTCCGCGAGGGTAGGGGAGATGGACCAGGTAATGGCGCTTGAAAATGGCGGCGATGATTTTATCACGAAGCCGTTTCACCCGGAAATTGTGATGGCGAAAATCCGCAGCCAGATGCGACGGGCTTACGGGGAATATGCCTTACAGGCAAAGGAACGGATTATTGAAACACAGGGATTAAAGCTGTTTCCGGAAAGACTGGAACTCACATTTCATGATAAAACGGTCCAGCTGTCTAAAAAAGAAGCGGATATAATCGAAAGTCTCCTGGAGCGGCACCCGCGTGTGGCCGGGCGTGAGGATCTTCTTGAAAAGCTGTGGGATGAGCAGGTTTATGTGGATGAAAATACACTGAATGTAAATATTGCAAGGGTAAGAAAAAAATTGGAGGCAATTGGGCTTTCAGGAGCGGTCGAAACCGTGAGAGGGGCAGGCTATCGTTTGATTGTTACCTGGTGA
- a CDS encoding DNA-3-methyladenine glycosylase family protein → MSFQFVNWKDTENGLVLFTPSEFSFSENLRYLSRSANECLYEFSGETIRRAISIRDEKLLLEISGESDQFLSVRIHKPVTHQMKAEIAAYIHDWFDLGASLTPFYEMAKTDPLLQKPAEQFLGLRVMGIPDLFEALAWGILGQQINLTYAYTLKRRLVEKYGKPLESGGSKYWLFPAAETIAGLTIEDLADLKMTVKKCEYLIDTARLIANGELSKEDLLKSDVKAAERKLTRIRGIGPWTAHYVLMRCLRFPNAFPIDDVGLHNAIKVITGSERKPAREEILKYSARWENWEAYATFYLWRVLY, encoded by the coding sequence ATGAGCTTTCAATTTGTTAACTGGAAAGATACTGAAAATGGCCTGGTCCTTTTCACTCCGTCTGAATTCAGCTTTTCCGAAAACCTGCGATACTTGTCACGTTCGGCAAATGAATGCCTTTATGAGTTTTCCGGCGAGACGATTAGACGCGCCATTTCCATCAGAGATGAAAAGCTGCTGCTAGAAATAAGCGGTGAGTCAGATCAGTTCCTATCCGTCAGGATTCATAAGCCTGTCACGCATCAAATGAAAGCGGAGATTGCGGCATATATTCATGATTGGTTCGACCTGGGAGCCAGCCTGACCCCATTTTATGAGATGGCAAAAACAGATCCCTTGCTGCAAAAGCCTGCTGAACAATTTTTGGGACTGAGAGTTATGGGAATTCCCGATTTATTCGAGGCTCTGGCCTGGGGAATCCTCGGGCAGCAGATTAACCTTACATATGCGTATACACTGAAGCGGAGGCTCGTTGAAAAATATGGGAAGCCGCTGGAGTCCGGAGGAAGTAAATATTGGCTCTTCCCTGCAGCGGAAACGATTGCCGGGTTAACCATCGAAGATCTGGCCGACTTAAAAATGACCGTTAAAAAATGCGAATATCTGATTGACACAGCCCGCTTAATTGCAAACGGCGAGCTGTCGAAAGAGGACCTGCTTAAAAGCGATGTAAAAGCTGCAGAAAGAAAACTAACGCGAATACGCGGCATCGGCCCCTGGACCGCGCATTATGTCCTCATGCGGTGCCTGCGCTTCCCGAACGCTTTTCCTATCGATGATGTCGGACTGCATAATGCGATTAAAGTGATCACAGGATCTGAAAGGAAACCTGCGAGAGAGGAAATCCTGAAATATTCAGCTCGCTGGGAGAATTGGGAAGCGTATGCTACTTTTTATTTGTGGAGAGTATTATATTAG
- a CDS encoding bifunctional transcriptional activator/DNA repair enzyme AdaA: protein MAYEQIPEEYWTAIKDCDKSYDDLFLYGVKTTGIFCRPSCRSRVPNIGNVSIFKNAAQALAENFRPCKRCKPEGLSLPAEEWIKQITGWIDQHYKDPLTLHQLGDLFHGSPYHLQRVFKRVTGKSPTEYFQDIRLEKAVHLLEAGEQSVADVGASAGFPSTPYFISLFKKKLGTTPAAYRNKTREERKNEH, encoded by the coding sequence TTGGCTTATGAACAGATTCCTGAAGAATACTGGACCGCAATAAAGGATTGCGACAAATCCTATGATGATCTCTTTCTTTATGGCGTTAAAACGACAGGGATATTCTGCAGGCCGTCATGCCGGTCGAGAGTCCCGAATATCGGCAATGTCTCTATTTTTAAAAATGCTGCTCAAGCACTGGCGGAAAATTTCAGGCCGTGCAAGCGCTGCAAACCGGAAGGCCTCAGCCTGCCTGCAGAAGAATGGATTAAGCAGATAACCGGGTGGATCGATCAGCATTATAAAGACCCGCTTACATTGCATCAATTGGGGGATCTGTTTCATGGAAGTCCTTATCATTTGCAGCGGGTGTTCAAAAGGGTCACCGGGAAGTCGCCTACAGAGTATTTTCAGGATATCCGGCTCGAAAAAGCTGTCCATCTGCTGGAGGCCGGCGAACAATCGGTAGCCGATGTCGGTGCATCAGCAGGATTCCCCAGCACCCCTTATTTTATCTCTTTATTTAAAAAGAAGCTGGGCACAACGCCTGCGGCATATAGAAACAAAACTAGAGAGGAGCGGAAGAATGAACATTGA
- a CDS encoding DUF4181 domain-containing protein — translation MYDIDPMIWPKLLLLVAIVGASMYFFELGLRKWLKVEKKKFFSYNHINDKHKKMDWTIRIGFLLAILGGGTFNMTRDPMEWLWFLEPWFLLFVFIGVSESARAFMEWKYAENRRAYMVTIIHLVFVLILLLTVIKTWML, via the coding sequence ATGTATGACATTGATCCAATGATCTGGCCAAAGTTATTACTCTTAGTAGCGATTGTCGGAGCATCTATGTATTTCTTCGAATTGGGTTTAAGAAAATGGCTGAAGGTTGAGAAAAAGAAATTTTTTTCATATAACCATATCAATGATAAACATAAAAAGATGGATTGGACCATTCGAATAGGGTTTTTATTGGCCATCCTGGGGGGAGGCACTTTTAACATGACGAGGGATCCGATGGAGTGGCTATGGTTTTTAGAACCATGGTTCCTGCTCTTTGTTTTTATCGGTGTTTCAGAAAGCGCCAGGGCTTTTATGGAGTGGAAATATGCCGAAAACCGCAGGGCTTATATGGTGACCATTATTCATCTAGTCTTTGTTTTAATTTTGTTATTGACAGTTATTAAAACCTGGATGCTTTAA